From the Ruminiclostridium josui JCM 17888 genome, one window contains:
- a CDS encoding cobalt-precorrin 5A hydrolase — MRITLISFTQKSSLLCKRLVDYLKEEGHSIVAYSKYGGGELLQMEDNLSALTGKAFEDSNSIIFIGAAGIAVRAIAPFLKNKASDPAVIVINETGEYVIPILSGHLGGANSLAHKLASFLGGRAIITTATDINGVFSVDVWTKENGLHILNIENIKHISAALLNGQKIGFRCDFPVEGELPEFFTKDTTDYGIYIYDHKKQNADKQPFKNTLFLCPKLFAVGVGCRKGIPEEILEEVFLETLAAENIPKNLVYCVATIDIKKEEEAIIRLCDKFRYCLKLYTNKELMEAKGSFSSSGFVRAVTGVDNVCERAAILASNHGKLIMGKRARDGVTVAIAERAWRCSF, encoded by the coding sequence ATGAGGATAACCTTGATTTCCTTTACCCAAAAGAGCTCACTCTTATGTAAGCGCCTGGTTGATTATCTTAAAGAAGAGGGACATTCTATCGTTGCATATTCAAAGTATGGAGGCGGCGAGCTGCTTCAGATGGAAGACAATCTTAGCGCACTTACAGGAAAAGCCTTTGAGGACAGCAATTCAATAATATTTATTGGAGCTGCCGGTATAGCCGTAAGAGCAATTGCGCCATTCCTTAAAAATAAGGCATCCGACCCGGCGGTCATTGTGATAAATGAAACAGGAGAATATGTGATTCCCATATTGTCAGGGCATTTGGGCGGTGCAAACAGCCTGGCCCATAAATTGGCGTCTTTTTTGGGAGGAAGGGCAATTATTACTACTGCTACAGATATTAACGGCGTTTTTTCGGTTGATGTGTGGACAAAGGAAAACGGTCTTCATATTTTGAACATAGAAAACATAAAGCATATTTCTGCCGCATTGCTGAATGGTCAAAAAATTGGTTTTCGCTGTGATTTTCCGGTGGAAGGTGAATTACCGGAATTCTTTACAAAGGATACAACTGATTACGGAATATATATATATGATCACAAAAAGCAAAATGCGGACAAGCAGCCTTTTAAAAATACATTATTTTTGTGCCCTAAGCTATTTGCTGTGGGAGTGGGATGCCGGAAAGGAATTCCGGAAGAGATATTGGAAGAAGTATTTCTTGAAACACTGGCGGCAGAGAACATACCAAAGAATCTTGTTTACTGTGTTGCAACCATTGATATAAAAAAAGAAGAAGAGGCAATTATACGGCTTTGTGACAAATTCAGATACTGTCTTAAGCTTTATACCAATAAAGAGCTTATGGAGGCTAAAGGGAGCTTTTCATCATCGGGGTTTGTAAGGGCTGTTACAGGTGTGGATAATGTCTGTGAAAGAGCGGCCATACTGGCCAGCAATCATGGGAAATTGATAATGGGAAAAAGAGCTAGAGATGGAGTCACTGTTGCTATCGCAGAAAGGGCATGGAGGTGTAGCTTTTGA
- the cobI gene encoding precorrin-2 C(20)-methyltransferase, whose amino-acid sequence MKGTLYGVGVGPGDKKLLTLLAVETLHKADIIAVPDTGGEKTALNIVGEYISGKKIMYCSMPMTRDTAILRESHKACVELICAELEKGLNLAFITLGDPTIYSTYMYVHRLVVEKGYSAEIVNGISSFCAAAAKLGISLCNGKEALHIVPASYEGADELLRLNGSKVLMKSGKGILNIKQKLEKHNLLDNSKMVECCFMENEKIYNSLRDLNEDSSYFSIIIVKGE is encoded by the coding sequence TTGAAAGGAACTTTATACGGAGTTGGTGTTGGACCGGGAGATAAGAAGCTTCTTACTCTATTGGCGGTTGAGACTTTACATAAGGCAGATATTATTGCAGTACCTGATACCGGAGGCGAGAAAACAGCTCTGAATATTGTGGGTGAGTATATCTCCGGCAAAAAGATAATGTACTGCAGTATGCCTATGACAAGGGATACAGCAATACTGCGGGAGAGTCATAAAGCTTGTGTAGAGCTGATTTGTGCAGAGCTCGAAAAAGGCTTGAACCTGGCATTTATAACGCTCGGTGATCCTACAATTTATTCTACATATATGTATGTGCACAGGTTGGTTGTTGAAAAAGGATATTCTGCTGAAATTGTTAACGGGATTTCCTCGTTTTGCGCGGCTGCTGCCAAACTGGGCATTTCATTGTGTAATGGGAAGGAAGCATTGCATATTGTTCCTGCATCCTATGAAGGTGCGGATGAACTCTTACGTTTGAACGGAAGCAAGGTGCTTATGAAAAGCGGAAAGGGTATTTTAAACATAAAGCAGAAGCTGGAGAAGCATAATTTGCTTGACAATTCCAAAATGGTAGAATGCTGCTTTATGGAAAATGAGAAAATATATAACAGTCTTAGGGACTTAAATGAAGATAGCAGTTATTTTTCGATTATTATAGTTAAAGGAGAATAA
- the cobA gene encoding uroporphyrinogen-III C-methyltransferase, producing MKKGFVVLVGAGPGDRGLLTLKGMEYIKKAEVVVYDRLVSDDILELIPDNAKKIDVGKESGRHPVPQEEINRILVDEALAGKLVIRLKGGDPFVFGRGGEELELLELNGIPFEVVPGITSAISAPAFAGIPITHRDYCSSFHVITGHQKKGEELSVNFKALVQSGGTLVFLMGISSLRQILDGLLAEGMDKHMPAAIIENGTRAGQRKILGTIENLYEKAVEKSVKSPAVIVVGKVCGLSDKFDWFSKRELMGVKIIVTRPKDSAGTLTAKLKELGADVIEYPCIEIKEIENNSRLERVVSNIKEYSWIVFTSKNGVNILFEYLNRQNKDIRILAGQKFAAIGSQTAETLAGYGIIADYIPEIFDGKHLAEGLCKIAGADEKILLLRALKGSAEITAVLKENERAFEDVPVYDTLYVNKGSRDIEALINGNPGIYVTFTSASTVEGFVGSIQGIDLGKITGICIGSQTSKAAEKYGIKHYISDEATIDSMISKITEVQYERNTATKTEK from the coding sequence ATGAAAAAGGGCTTTGTGGTTTTGGTAGGGGCAGGTCCGGGCGACAGGGGGCTTTTAACCCTTAAAGGAATGGAATATATAAAAAAGGCTGAGGTTGTTGTTTATGACAGGCTTGTTTCAGATGATATTCTGGAGCTGATACCGGACAATGCAAAAAAAATAGATGTGGGTAAGGAAAGCGGCAGGCATCCGGTGCCTCAGGAAGAAATCAACAGAATTCTTGTGGATGAAGCCTTAGCGGGAAAACTGGTAATAAGGTTAAAGGGTGGAGATCCCTTTGTATTCGGACGCGGCGGAGAAGAGCTGGAGCTTCTGGAGCTAAACGGGATTCCTTTCGAGGTGGTTCCGGGTATTACCTCAGCGATTTCTGCGCCTGCATTTGCAGGGATTCCCATAACCCACAGGGATTATTGCAGCAGCTTTCACGTCATAACGGGACATCAAAAGAAGGGCGAAGAGCTGTCGGTTAACTTCAAAGCACTTGTACAGTCAGGAGGCACATTAGTCTTTCTAATGGGGATTTCTTCTCTGCGACAAATACTTGATGGACTTTTGGCAGAAGGTATGGATAAGCATATGCCGGCTGCAATTATTGAAAATGGAACAAGAGCCGGTCAGAGAAAAATTCTGGGCACAATTGAAAACCTTTATGAAAAGGCTGTAGAGAAAAGCGTCAAATCTCCTGCCGTTATTGTGGTAGGAAAGGTTTGTGGTCTGAGTGACAAATTTGACTGGTTTTCAAAAAGAGAGCTCATGGGTGTGAAAATCATTGTAACAAGACCTAAGGACTCTGCCGGTACATTGACCGCCAAGCTTAAGGAACTGGGTGCAGATGTTATAGAATATCCATGCATTGAGATAAAGGAAATTGAAAATAACAGCCGGTTGGAAAGAGTAGTAAGCAACATCAAAGAGTACTCATGGATTGTTTTTACAAGTAAAAACGGAGTTAATATCCTGTTTGAATATTTGAATAGGCAAAACAAGGACATTAGAATTCTGGCCGGTCAAAAATTTGCCGCAATCGGGAGTCAGACTGCTGAAACGCTTGCCGGCTACGGAATTATAGCAGACTACATACCTGAGATTTTTGACGGAAAGCATCTGGCGGAAGGGCTTTGTAAAATAGCGGGTGCTGATGAAAAAATACTTCTTTTGAGAGCTTTAAAGGGTAGTGCTGAAATAACGGCTGTTCTAAAAGAAAATGAAAGAGCATTTGAAGATGTTCCGGTATATGATACCTTATATGTCAATAAGGGAAGCCGGGACATAGAGGCTCTAATAAATGGTAATCCAGGCATTTATGTGACATTTACGAGCGCATCGACTGTTGAAGGCTTTGTCGGATCAATACAAGGAATTGACTTAGGCAAGATAACGGGAATATGTATTGGCAGCCAAACTTCAAAAGCTGCTGAAAAATATGGAATCAAGCACTATATATCGGATGAGGCAACCATTGATTCAATGATAAGTAAAATTACGGAGGTGCAATATGAACGCAATACGGCCACGAAGACTGAGAAATGA
- the cobJ gene encoding precorrin-3B C(17)-methyltransferase, whose translation MISIIGIGPGEKAQITPLAIEALKNSEVVAGYTLYIDIIKDLIEGKEIIATPMMQEVERCRMAALAAKGNKNVAMVSSGDAGIYGMAALMIEICEELGIREEIRVIAGITAASSAAAVLGAPLTHDFAVISLSNLLTKWEDIEKRLDLASQAGFVIVIYNPSSKKRADFLKKACEIVMRNISGDTMCGYVRNIGREGQTHKILPLKELKDEVVDMFTTVIIGNSTTRVINGKLVTPRGYRI comes from the coding sequence ATGATTAGTATTATTGGCATAGGGCCGGGAGAGAAAGCACAGATAACACCGCTTGCGATAGAGGCACTAAAAAACAGCGAGGTAGTTGCCGGATACACTTTATATATAGATATAATCAAAGATTTGATTGAGGGCAAGGAAATAATAGCAACCCCCATGATGCAGGAGGTAGAAAGGTGCAGGATGGCTGCGCTGGCTGCAAAAGGAAACAAAAATGTAGCTATGGTTTCAAGCGGAGACGCAGGGATTTACGGGATGGCGGCCCTGATGATTGAAATATGTGAGGAGCTTGGAATCCGTGAAGAGATCAGGGTCATAGCAGGAATTACTGCAGCAAGCTCTGCGGCAGCGGTTCTTGGAGCACCTTTAACACACGATTTTGCGGTAATATCCTTAAGCAACCTTCTTACAAAATGGGAGGACATTGAAAAGAGATTGGATCTGGCCTCGCAGGCCGGGTTTGTAATAGTGATTTACAATCCATCCAGCAAAAAGAGAGCGGATTTTCTTAAAAAAGCCTGTGAAATCGTGATGAGAAATATAAGCGGGGATACAATGTGCGGATATGTAAGAAATATAGGGCGAGAGGGACAAACTCACAAGATATTGCCGCTTAAAGAATTAAAAGACGAGGTGGTGGACATGTTTACCACAGTAATAATCGGAAATTCCACTACCAGGGTCATAAACGGGAAACTGGTAACTCCTAGGGGATACAGAATATAA
- the hemA gene encoding glutamyl-tRNA reductase: MNIIMAGVDYRSASLELREKVGFNKNQIRDILAKINKEACVSGVVLISTCNRTEAYISLSHCEEADPVEIFCNAANLDDDMKKCFYVKKGEDLAVYLFELACGIHSMIFGEDQILTQVKEAMLIAIDEGASDAALNTLFRCAITCAKKVKTQLVLNAVSPSVAGQSVQLVSEYIEKKAGCKALVIGNGVVGRKVCEELIAKGCEVHITTRTHNNKSIIVPTGCKVIPYHDRESLIPYVDILISATSSPHQTVTIDMIDRCANKPKYIIDLAVPRDIDPEVGKINGILYYNIDSLGETARKDNSKEISAMKSLIAEHIENFNKWYAQRKRLMAVK; encoded by the coding sequence TTGAATATAATCATGGCTGGAGTTGATTATCGCAGCGCAAGCCTGGAATTAAGAGAAAAGGTTGGGTTCAACAAAAATCAAATAAGAGATATTCTAGCCAAAATAAATAAGGAGGCTTGTGTTTCCGGAGTGGTTTTGATTTCAACCTGCAACCGCACAGAGGCGTACATTTCATTAAGCCATTGCGAAGAAGCGGATCCGGTTGAAATATTCTGCAATGCTGCCAATCTTGATGATGATATGAAGAAGTGTTTTTATGTTAAAAAGGGTGAAGATTTGGCGGTTTATCTTTTTGAGCTTGCCTGTGGAATTCACTCAATGATATTTGGAGAAGACCAGATATTGACGCAGGTTAAAGAAGCAATGCTGATTGCTATTGATGAGGGAGCAAGCGATGCGGCATTGAACACACTTTTCAGGTGCGCCATAACCTGTGCCAAAAAGGTAAAGACTCAGCTGGTGCTCAATGCCGTTTCGCCTTCGGTAGCCGGGCAGTCGGTACAACTGGTAAGTGAATATATTGAAAAAAAAGCAGGTTGCAAAGCGTTGGTTATCGGTAACGGAGTAGTTGGAAGAAAAGTTTGTGAGGAACTGATTGCAAAGGGATGTGAGGTCCACATAACTACCAGAACCCACAACAACAAAAGCATAATTGTTCCTACAGGCTGTAAAGTTATTCCGTATCACGACAGGGAGTCATTGATACCATATGTGGATATTTTAATAAGCGCAACATCAAGTCCCCATCAGACTGTTACTATCGATATGATTGACAGATGTGCAAATAAGCCCAAATACATTATTGATCTTGCAGTACCCAGGGACATAGACCCTGAGGTCGGGAAGATAAACGGTATACTGTACTACAATATTGACAGCCTTGGGGAAACCGCACGGAAGGACAATTCTAAGGAAATATCAGCCATGAAGAGTTTGATAGCAGAGCATATTGAGAATTTTAACAAATGGTATGCCCAAAGAAAACGACTTATGGCGGTAAAATAA
- the cbiD gene encoding cobalt-precorrin-5B (C(1))-methyltransferase CbiD → MNDYIIKSGKKLRKGFTTGSCAAAAAKACAIMLFEKIEIPEVSLTFPGGEEIILKPEDIILNEASASCCIIKDAGDDPDVTNGIRIYARVEKAKAGISIDGGIGVGRVTSAGLPCKIGEAAINPGPRKMIFNALEEVARLYKYDGGFHVEIFVPQGVEIAKKTFNERLGIVEGISILGTTGIVEPMSEAALIDTIKLEMSIRKQNGQNVLFISPGNYGVGYAREHLGIDVDSAVKISNYIGEALDYAIYLGFKKILLVGHIGKLVKLAAGVMNTHSKIADCRNEIFAAHSALAGAGKETVEKIMNAKTTDEIHNILLQNNISKMVYESILGKIVYHLNYRVMNKARIEVLVFSNENGVLMQTDNVLDFINELKEVGH, encoded by the coding sequence ATGAATGATTATATAATAAAGTCTGGTAAAAAGCTAAGAAAAGGGTTTACAACCGGAAGCTGTGCGGCAGCTGCCGCAAAAGCCTGCGCAATTATGCTCTTTGAAAAGATAGAGATTCCGGAGGTTTCTTTAACTTTTCCCGGAGGGGAAGAAATAATTCTTAAGCCGGAAGATATCATTCTCAATGAAGCTTCCGCAAGCTGTTGCATCATAAAGGATGCGGGGGATGACCCTGATGTAACAAACGGAATAAGGATCTATGCCAGGGTTGAAAAGGCAAAAGCCGGTATTTCCATTGACGGAGGGATAGGTGTCGGAAGAGTAACCTCTGCGGGTTTGCCCTGCAAAATAGGAGAGGCGGCTATCAATCCCGGACCAAGAAAGATGATTTTTAATGCGTTGGAAGAGGTTGCCCGTCTATACAAATACGATGGCGGATTTCATGTGGAAATATTTGTTCCCCAGGGAGTGGAAATTGCAAAGAAAACCTTCAATGAAAGGCTTGGGATTGTCGAAGGCATATCCATCCTGGGAACTACAGGCATTGTGGAGCCCATGAGTGAAGCTGCATTGATAGATACAATCAAGCTGGAAATGTCTATCAGAAAGCAAAACGGTCAAAACGTGCTATTCATTTCTCCCGGAAATTATGGAGTTGGTTATGCCAGAGAGCATTTGGGCATTGATGTTGACAGCGCTGTAAAAATTTCAAATTATATTGGTGAAGCTCTTGATTATGCGATATATTTGGGCTTTAAAAAAATCCTGCTTGTCGGACATATAGGGAAATTGGTCAAGTTAGCTGCCGGTGTTATGAATACACATTCGAAAATTGCTGACTGCAGAAATGAAATATTTGCCGCTCACAGTGCATTAGCCGGTGCAGGAAAAGAAACGGTCGAAAAAATCATGAATGCAAAAACAACAGATGAAATTCACAATATCCTGTTGCAGAACAATATATCCAAAATGGTGTATGAAAGCATATTGGGAAAAATAGTATATCATTTAAATTATCGTGTGATGAATAAGGCAAGGATTGAGGTTCTTGTATTTTCAAATGAAAATGGCGTGTTAATGCAGACAGATAATGTGTTGGACTTTATCAATGAGCTAAAGGAGGTTGGGCATTGA
- the cbiQ gene encoding cobalt ECF transporter T component CbiQ codes for MISIDKYAYSSKLKHTDPLQKVTFALLTLAVCLWADNLIISVAVIFIMGGMTVSRGGTPLRFFIKLLLLPVSFLIIGVSTVAVNISEQPESLLAAIPVAGTWIGVSNEGLQEAIKLFFKALGAVSCLYFLSLSTPMVDLLAALRRLRMPKLLVELMGLVYRFIFVLLETADTIYNAQNCRMGYSSLTAGYRSLGSLISMLFIKSYKRSDELYTALEARGYEGELNVLEETYEKHWKGYVLAVTINVILVLSSIALKQV; via the coding sequence ATGATTTCTATAGATAAATATGCTTACAGCTCAAAGCTTAAACATACAGACCCCTTGCAAAAGGTTACATTTGCCTTGCTGACGCTGGCTGTATGTCTATGGGCAGATAACTTGATAATATCGGTTGCAGTGATTTTTATTATGGGGGGTATGACCGTCTCAAGAGGTGGGACTCCCCTCCGTTTTTTTATAAAACTACTGTTATTGCCTGTTTCTTTTTTGATAATAGGGGTGTCTACCGTTGCAGTGAATATATCCGAGCAACCAGAAAGCCTGCTGGCAGCAATTCCTGTTGCAGGAACATGGATAGGTGTCTCAAATGAAGGGCTGCAAGAGGCGATTAAGCTGTTTTTCAAAGCACTGGGAGCTGTCTCATGCCTTTATTTTCTGTCCCTTAGTACCCCTATGGTGGATTTGCTGGCGGCACTACGGAGACTTCGGATGCCAAAGCTTTTAGTGGAGCTTATGGGGCTTGTATACAGGTTTATATTTGTATTGCTGGAAACTGCAGATACCATCTATAATGCACAGAATTGCCGTATGGGCTATTCAAGCCTGACTGCCGGATATCGCTCTTTAGGCTCATTGATTTCCATGCTCTTCATAAAATCATACAAGCGTTCGGATGAACTATACACTGCACTGGAGGCAAGAGGATACGAGGGAGAGCTCAATGTACTTGAAGAAACCTATGAAAAGCATTGGAAAGGATATGTCCTGGCAGTAACCATCAACGTCATACTTGTTTTATCTTCAATAGCTTTAAAGCAAGTATAG
- the cobK gene encoding precorrin-6A reductase, which yields MKKVIVFAGTNEGRKLSTFLAENGVEVTAAVATGYGSLVMPDMPFLSVKEGRLSLEEITELIKSYDYIVDATHPYAKIISENVKEAAKRCGKAVMRLVRPSLEYENVLEFSSIEAACAYLNGTEGNIFVTTGSKELLPYSKIENYRERVFVRVLPTAEAIKACSDAGFSATNIICMQGPFSENMNLATMEQINAKFLVTKETGKSGGFQEKIDAARKLGTKVILIGRPCKEEGMTLEEMFIYFQKEFGITQEESLSHFPMFISLKNKKVVVIGGGRIATRRVQVLIRYGAELVVIAACQSESIKLLAGENKLTLIERNYLPGDLNGAFMAIAATDDRDVNEKVCNDARKEGIPVNVCDRKELCDFYFPAIFENGEVTGGLISKDGSNHKAAKETAARIREFLKNRREQT from the coding sequence ATGAAAAAAGTGATTGTATTTGCAGGAACAAATGAAGGAAGAAAGTTAAGTACTTTTTTAGCCGAAAACGGTGTTGAGGTTACAGCAGCTGTAGCCACCGGATACGGTTCACTGGTGATGCCTGACATGCCTTTTTTGTCGGTAAAGGAGGGAAGGCTTTCCCTTGAAGAGATTACAGAACTTATAAAAAGCTATGACTATATTGTGGACGCAACACACCCTTATGCCAAAATCATTTCGGAGAATGTAAAGGAGGCTGCGAAAAGATGCGGCAAGGCTGTGATGAGGCTGGTAAGGCCTTCATTGGAATATGAAAATGTCCTAGAGTTTTCAAGCATAGAAGCAGCATGTGCCTATCTTAACGGTACAGAGGGAAATATTTTTGTGACAACCGGAAGTAAGGAGTTGCTGCCATATTCAAAAATCGAAAATTACAGAGAAAGAGTTTTTGTCAGAGTACTGCCAACGGCTGAGGCAATAAAGGCATGTTCGGATGCAGGCTTTAGCGCGACGAATATAATTTGCATGCAGGGACCCTTCAGTGAGAATATGAATTTGGCGACCATGGAACAAATCAATGCTAAGTTTTTGGTAACAAAGGAAACCGGGAAAAGCGGAGGCTTTCAGGAGAAGATTGATGCAGCAAGAAAGCTGGGGACAAAGGTTATATTGATAGGAAGGCCTTGTAAAGAAGAAGGCATGACGCTGGAGGAAATGTTTATATATTTTCAAAAGGAATTTGGAATTACGCAAGAAGAATCCTTGTCCCATTTTCCAATGTTTATTAGCCTGAAAAACAAAAAGGTTGTTGTCATCGGAGGGGGAAGGATTGCCACAAGAAGAGTCCAGGTTCTTATACGCTATGGCGCGGAGTTGGTTGTGATTGCTGCCTGCCAGTCGGAAAGTATAAAGCTTTTAGCCGGCGAAAACAAGCTTACACTAATTGAAAGAAATTACCTGCCGGGTGACCTGAATGGCGCTTTCATGGCAATTGCTGCAACGGACGACAGGGATGTGAATGAAAAGGTCTGCAATGACGCACGGAAAGAGGGGATTCCAGTAAATGTATGTGACAGAAAAGAGCTGTGCGATTTTTACTTCCCTGCTATATTTGAAAACGGGGAGGTTACAGGCGGACTGATTTCAAAGGACGGCAGCAACCATAAAGCGGCAAAGGAAACGGCTGCAAGAATAAGGGAATTCTTAAAGAACCGGAGGGAGCAAACATGA
- the hemC gene encoding hydroxymethylbilane synthase, producing the protein MKTVRVGSRDSGLAVIQAQMVIDAIKKYDSNIEVELVTMKTTGDRILDKTLDKIGGKGLFVKELDEALRNGGVDITVHSYKDMPMEINSELPVVALSEREDERDVLILPVNQGDKSKPLGCSSKRRMLQLKALGFDNIEPLRGNVITRLKKLDDGEYCGIILAAAGIKRLGLENRISRYFTTEEIMPAACQGIIAVQTRKGEDTRYLANFHSERSKIVSDAERAFVAALDGGCSSPVAAYAYFENDKLVLRGLYVNEEKNIAIKGIEYGRAEDAVKMGISLAKRLKGEAC; encoded by the coding sequence ATGAAAACAGTGAGAGTTGGCAGCAGGGACAGTGGACTTGCAGTCATACAGGCTCAGATGGTCATAGATGCCATAAAAAAATACGACAGTAATATAGAAGTTGAATTAGTCACCATGAAAACAACAGGGGACAGAATTTTAGACAAAACCCTTGATAAAATCGGTGGCAAGGGATTGTTTGTTAAGGAATTGGACGAAGCGCTGCGAAACGGAGGTGTGGATATAACTGTACACAGTTACAAGGATATGCCCATGGAAATTAATTCTGAATTACCCGTGGTGGCCTTGTCGGAACGGGAAGACGAGAGGGATGTTCTCATCCTTCCTGTAAATCAAGGTGATAAAAGCAAGCCGCTAGGGTGCTCCAGCAAAAGAAGGATGCTGCAGCTTAAAGCTCTTGGCTTTGACAATATCGAGCCACTCAGAGGGAATGTTATCACCAGGCTAAAAAAGCTGGATGACGGAGAATACTGTGGAATTATTCTGGCTGCCGCCGGGATTAAGAGGCTTGGACTGGAAAACAGGATCAGCAGGTATTTTACAACGGAAGAAATAATGCCTGCGGCCTGTCAGGGAATCATTGCCGTTCAGACCAGGAAAGGTGAAGATACACGCTATCTCGCTAATTTCCATAGTGAAAGGTCAAAAATAGTTTCCGATGCCGAACGTGCCTTTGTTGCCGCTTTGGATGGAGGCTGCTCATCGCCGGTTGCAGCTTATGCATATTTCGAAAACGATAAATTAGTGCTAAGAGGGCTCTATGTGAACGAAGAAAAAAATATAGCAATAAAAGGTATAGAGTATGGCAGGGCTGAAGATGCAGTCAAAATGGGTATTTCGCTTGCAAAGAGGCTCAAGGGGGAGGCGTGCTGA
- a CDS encoding ATP-binding cassette domain-containing protein: MIENILEVKDLHYTYTDGTHALKGVTLDIKQGMTTAVLGGNGAGKSTLFLSLNGTLKPTAGKVLFKGLQLDYSRKGLRDLRKSVGIVFQDPDSQLFSASVLQDISFGPINMKLPEEEVRKRVNAAMDRIGISHLKDKPTHCLSFGQKKRVAIAGVLAMEPEVLVLDEPTAGLDPMGVSEIMKLLRKIQKDLGLSVVISTHDIDIVPLYCDYAYVMDQGRIVLEGTPKEVFAHRDEIRSVNLRLPRIGHLMEILKEKDDFEFSENANTISEARKALNDWKKRKTT, encoded by the coding sequence ATGATAGAGAACATCCTGGAGGTAAAGGACCTTCATTACACATATACTGATGGAACACATGCTTTAAAGGGAGTGACACTTGATATAAAGCAAGGAATGACAACTGCCGTACTGGGTGGAAATGGAGCGGGAAAATCAACACTGTTTCTTTCTCTAAACGGAACACTCAAACCAACGGCCGGTAAGGTGCTGTTTAAGGGACTTCAGCTGGACTATTCCCGAAAGGGCCTTAGAGACCTTCGCAAATCTGTGGGTATTGTGTTTCAAGACCCGGATAGCCAGTTGTTTTCGGCAAGTGTACTTCAGGATATCTCCTTTGGTCCAATAAATATGAAGCTGCCTGAAGAAGAAGTCCGCAAGAGAGTAAATGCTGCAATGGACAGGATTGGTATATCACACCTTAAGGATAAGCCAACCCACTGTCTCAGTTTCGGACAGAAAAAGCGTGTAGCCATTGCCGGAGTACTGGCTATGGAGCCCGAAGTGCTGGTGCTTGATGAGCCTACGGCAGGACTTGATCCCATGGGAGTTAGTGAAATTATGAAACTGCTTCGGAAAATACAAAAGGATTTAGGATTATCTGTGGTTATTTCAACCCATGATATTGACATAGTACCGCTTTACTGTGATTATGCCTATGTGATGGATCAGGGCAGGATTGTGCTGGAAGGTACTCCTAAAGAAGTATTCGCTCATAGGGATGAAATAAGGAGTGTAAACTTAAGACTTCCACGAATCGGACATTTGATGGAGATACTAAAGGAAAAGGATGACTTTGAATTTTCGGAGAATGCCAATACCATATCCGAAGCGAGAAAAGCTCTTAATGACTGGAAGAAAAGAAAAACTACCTAA
- the cobM gene encoding precorrin-4 C(11)-methyltransferase, with protein MVYFIGAGPGAVDLITVRGQELLKKADVVIYAGSLVNPELLKCTKPECKIYNSASMTLDEIIDVFVREYSPDKILVRLHTGDPSIYGAIKEQMKLLDKHKIPYNVVPGVSSFCGAAAVLNAEYTLPGVSQTVILSRMEGRTPVPPDEDIEKLASHKASMVLFLTTSMLEKLSEKLVKGGYKSDTPAAIVYKATWPEQKIVRTTIAELHKSAKENNITKTALILVGDFLSCEHELSKLYDASFTHEFRKAKEQ; from the coding sequence ATGGTCTATTTTATCGGAGCAGGACCGGGCGCGGTTGATTTGATAACAGTGAGGGGACAGGAGCTTTTGAAAAAAGCTGATGTTGTCATATATGCAGGGTCTTTGGTTAACCCGGAGCTCCTTAAGTGTACAAAGCCTGAGTGCAAGATTTACAACAGCGCTTCTATGACACTTGATGAAATTATAGATGTTTTCGTTAGAGAATATTCACCTGATAAGATACTGGTAAGGCTGCATACAGGCGATCCAAGTATTTATGGAGCAATCAAGGAGCAGATGAAGTTGTTGGACAAGCATAAAATTCCTTATAACGTTGTGCCCGGAGTCAGTTCATTTTGCGGTGCGGCAGCGGTGTTAAATGCTGAATATACACTGCCTGGTGTGAGTCAGACTGTTATTCTTTCAAGGATGGAGGGAAGAACGCCCGTACCTCCGGATGAGGATATAGAAAAGCTTGCATCTCATAAGGCTTCCATGGTTTTGTTCCTTACGACCTCAATGCTTGAGAAGCTTAGTGAGAAGCTTGTAAAAGGCGGATACAAATCCGATACGCCTGCTGCTATTGTCTATAAGGCTACATGGCCGGAGCAGAAGATTGTCCGTACCACAATTGCAGAGCTTCATAAAAGTGCAAAGGAAAACAATATTACCAAAACGGCCTTGATACTTGTAGGGGATTTTCTTTCTTGTGAGCACGAGCTTTCAAAGCTTTATGATGCAAGCTTTACCCATGAATTCAGGAAGGCGAAAGAACAATGA